The Cryptomeria japonica chromosome 2, Sugi_1.0, whole genome shotgun sequence region TACTAAAAATGTGAAAAGTTTAATCTTACAGAGCTTATAAAGTAGTAAATGTGCTCATATTAGAAAGGGATGCATTTGTGATTGCAGCTACTCAATTGGAGCTCCCTCTCATACCTCCGTATCGCGAACTCCCTTTCAACCAGTCAATTTATTCCTATGGGGCTAATTTCGCATCGAGGGGAAGTGGATTATTGGATTCAACAGGCCTTCAGAAGGTCTGTTTTTCATTTTGAACACTTTAGATATCATTAAAATCTAGTTTTATCAGTAGGATCTATTAATGTGGTTTTAGATGAGTTACttaaaatcatattttttttaatgtaattttaattataaattactaTTAACTTGTAAATTTTTAGATTAGACTATGCGACTGTTTTTCTTTATGAAATTTTAGACCACATTCTATtattcatttctcatttcttgcTCAGTCATCCTGATAATACATCATAAAGTATATTAGAAAACAGCGTTTTCAAATGGAGTCTAGTCAGATTCGagtttaaattttccttttttatGCGTGAAATTTCCCTCCAAATTATttaacggggtcaaggggcagtgccccttgtaGGGTTATTTTATAAAGGCGTAGGGTGTTATTTTTCTAGTGGCTGACATATTGTAACCCTATTTTTGTAATTGACACAAGTCTTGATAAAACGGCTAAGGGTTAAGGTTTTGTGTATAGAATTTTGTAGCactattgagttgcaagggattactGGGCCCAAGTTTGAATGAACCACGTTAAAATTGTCTCCTCTCTattattatttctatgtttttcattccttgtttaatttttatttacatataattgatattttctacacACAATTCCTaacaaacatcaaagaaaaatgaaaatgatCATATAGTCTAATCAAAAAACCTGCAAACTAATATTGAAAACTGCACAAATTTCATATCTCCAAtggaattattatattttttataaattatttttcttattcGACAGAAAAAAAATCTATGAAATTGCTTTTTATCCAAATGAACAACGATTGATATTTAACTGGTTTCTAATTCAACGAACGTAAATTGGTGCAGGGAGTTGTTAAATTGAGTGATCAGATATCGAAATTTGAAGAATTCTCTAAGCGTATACGGAAGAAGTCGTACCTGAGCAATTCTTTATATTGCATTTCCAGTGGAGGCAACGACATTAAGGCCCACTTAGAGTCACTGTTAAATGGCAGTAGTCTGACACAGTTAAATATCAGTAGCCTGACACACACAACATCCTACTTACAGTTAAATCCCACTAGCCTGATAGAAACTCCATTCGTCAATTCGCTGGTTCGCGCACATCGTCGATACATCCAAGTAAGTTTCACAATAATTTTTTGTTACAGATCTGATCAGTCTTCAATACCATTTTTAGTAAAATTAATATGTTTGTTGTGGCAGAGGCTTCATCGTGCTGGTGCAAGAAATTTTCTGATACTCGACATCTCCGCTGTAGGATGTACTCCTAGTGCCAGACTTAAACGTCatttattattacctttttttGATCCTGAAGACAATGGAATGTGTGAAGCGTTGGGAAATACAGTAGCCCCGGTTTGTAGCGATGCTCTGAAAAGTCTTCTGGATCAGCTGAATGAAAAACTTGAAGGAGTAAATATCATCCTACTTAATTCTTTTCATTACTTGGAAAACATGTATTATGACGGCAAAGCTTTTGGTAAGACAATGCCCACTCCAATAACCTCCTTAATTATCAATACTTTTTTGTCTGTCAGCCTGATTTGAATTCATGTGTTGAATTTGTAGGTTTTTCGGAAACAAAATCGGCGTGCTGTGGATCAGGATTATACGGAGCCAATGTGAGCTGTGGACTGAGCACTCCGCCAGATCTGTATTGCGATGATCCAGACACACATTTGTTTTGGGATGCAATGCATCCCACACAAAAAGCTTACTCTATATTTGCAGAAGAAATATGGGGAGGAAATTCTTCTGTTATGTATCCATTTAACCTTTCAACACTAATCTTTGGATTGAATAAACAGTGAGGAACTTTTCATTTCTCTTGGGAATGAAAAATATGGAAAGTCGATTCGTCTTGGAGGATGCCATTTGGTAAACAATAAATTTTGTCTTACAGAATTTATTTGTTGTTTTCCGATATACTCTTGATAAACAATAAACTGTCTTACAGAATTTGTTTCAATATTTTAAGAGAGAAGTTATGACTATATAAGAATTTCTACTAGATGTGTGATTTTGTATTTCTTTTTAATCCATAGAAATATTAAATAATACATGAAAATTGTCTCTGATTTAGTGTTTAGTTTTCTCGTTTGGGGACTAAGTTGCTTTGTACAATAGAGGAGGGATTATTTCCATAGCTCTTGAGGAGGCGTTAGATATACTCAGAGAAGATATCTAATTTTGAAGAATATGTTTCTCATTGTGCATGGAGGATGTGAACACTTTTATGTTCTTTCATGTTGTGCAGATGGTTGCAAGTTCTACAGTCAAGAGATCCACTGATAGAGTCAGTTTAGTGTTTCCTAGAGAGGGGAGGATTAGTGAAGCTGCTTCATCAAAGTCTCTAGAAATGTTGTGTTGAACCCTTGTAATTTTTTACTCTTGTTCAGATTAATGTAAAAAGAGTGGGGATGTTGGTGTATTACATTAGataatagtgttagttttggttCACATAATGAAGCTACCACCTATTTTGTTGTCGTGATTATATATTGTTTTtggtttgtttgtattgcatattcAAAGGCATATATTTTGAATCAATAATTATTCAAACATTTACCATTCTGCTTCTTCAACATGATAGTTAATAATGCAATGAACAACTAGACATTCTTTGATATCATGTATAAATGCATAGAAAACTCTTGTCTTGAAAAGTGTGTATTGATTATTTTATGGACTATATCGAATATGGAGGAATCAAGAAGGACAAATTTTCACTCTAGATCTATCTATTGATAATTGACTTAAAAGATTCTTTAGCCAAAGCTTTCTAAATCAGTTGTTAAATGATCGTGTTTTTTACTCTATTACATATCATGATATTAAATGCATAGCTTTTTCTATGTATGTGAAATTTTATGCTAGATATTATGTTGCATAGATTCTATTACTCCTACCAGATTCAGGTTGGTAGGCATCCTCGTATAGGGTTGGATATTCTTCATGTAAGAAAGAATTTTGGAGAAGCATAAAGGATCTTGGTTGGAGGAAAAAGCACCCTGGCAATTTTCTCGCCCATGGCATGCTCAAGGGAGATAGATGTTAGGAGTGCCTATCACGACTATCATCAGCTATATACATTATCTATTCATTGTAGTTGACCTTGTAGTCCATTGTAAAGGAACTTGTTTCCTCATGTCGTCTCTTGTTATGGGCTTGTGTATGTAGACATTATTTAGAAATCTATTATCATGTCTCTATTCTTGTCTATTTGAATACATGATAATAATTTATGCTTGATTATGTGTATTGTTTAGATATTGGTATTTCAATAATATGGGGTTCCTTACACATAACAAATTGGTCATGTAATGGATAGTTTGCACATGATGAGGACAATTACTCCCTTGTGTCAAACcttataaatatttcaaatcaTTAACTTTGAGcaataatagaaaataaaaaatagtcaTATAGTATGTCCTAGTATGCTAATTTCCCTAAATGGACTCCTTGATGTGTGCAAGAGGTGATCATTCCATGTATTTGTTtggtatttaaataaataaaggttagTTCTTAAAGACAATTACAAAGGCACCACTAAAACATTTCATTCTTCAAATTGACACATGATAATCAAATGAAAGGAAAACAAGCACAACTAAATTTAAATGTAAGAATGATTTCTATAATCACaatataatttaaaagaaaataaaagtgaAACTCAAATATTTTATTAGTtgcaaaagaaaaaaggaaaaaaaaatgcatCAAATTATGTACCAAATAATACCATACCCAAAATTATGTAAAACATTAgacaaaaattgtaaatttcacCCAGAAAACTTGGAAACTGTGCCTTTCTGCACCATAACGAACAAATTGGGAAATTATACCTCCAAGCAATTATAATTCCTACTCCTAGAGAAAATCGTTTGGTTCGGTGAAGCTCCTGCCCCAACCATGCAGCCAATTTAGTTCATTCAACTCTCTTGTTTATCTCGTCTCAAATCAGAAAGGACAATCACGGTGGTAACAACTGTGATAAACTCATCTCCATATAATTGACATCAAATACATAGCTGGGCAACTTCTACGAGAGGAAATGGTCCAAATTTACAGCTTTTAATTCTGTCAAAAGTATATGAATCTCTGTCAAGAAATTTGAGTATATTCGAATAAAAGCTTATTTTTGTCTGATTCAACATTCGGCAAATGCTTTTAATCGAATGAAACAAAGCCGACAGTATCTTCGCTACAAGGTTTTAATTTTATATTGTTAGTCGTTCAACTTTTGCTATAAATATATTAGCTATGAAACACAATGATCGTCCATACATTAATAGATAAGAGTGATGGCTAAGAGTCTGTTGATCTGGTGGACGATAAGCTCTTTGATTTGGCAAGTAGTTGGAGAAGGAATAATTGAGCATGTACCAGCAATGTTTATATTTGGGGATTCATTAGCAGATGCAGGAACTAACAATTTCATTCCAAACTGTACTGCTCGAGCCGACTTTTCACCATATGGCGTCTCCTCCTTCCTAAATCCAACTGGTCGCTTCACAAATGGCCTCACTGTTTTCGATTTCATAGGTGAGCATTCATGAATATTtcaccacattttttcaaattttttcacaTGTACTacaaatgttcaaatttcaatcttACAGAGCTTATAAATTAGCGAATGTGATCATATTAGAAAGGGATGCATTTGTGATTGCAGCTACTCAATTGGAGCTCCCTCTCATACCTCCGTATCGCGAACTCCCTTTCAACCAGTCAATTTATTCCTATGGGGCTAATTTTGCATCGGGGGGAAGTGGATTGTTGGATTCAACAGGCCTTCAGAAGGTCTGTTCTTCTTTTTTAACGTTTAAGATATAATAGAATCTAACTTAATGACTTTTAAATGGGTTATTTAAATCAGGAAAAGTTTAAAATGGGTCGTTGTgcaattttaattatatataattattaaattattattttttagattAGATCGTGTGATTATATTTCTTTATAAAACTTCGAATACATTCTATTATTCATTTCTCATACCCTGCTCACTCATTCTTTTAATACATCATAAAATATGCTTAAAAAACAGCAGCCAAATCCACAAACCTGCAAACTAATATTGAAAACTGCAAATATTTCATgtctacaatcaaattttcatacttctttttatatgacaattttttttttctaagaaaTTGCTTATAATCCAAATGCACAACGATATATGTTTAAGTGGTTTCCAATTCATCAAACGTAAATTGGTGCAGAGAGTTGTTAAATTGAGTGATCAGATATCGAAATTTGAAGAATTCTCTAGGCGTGCAGGTCAGAAGTTGTACCTGAGAAATTCTTTATATTGTATTTCCAGTGGAGGCAACGACATTTCGGCCTTCATCGAGACACAGTTTAATCTCAGTAGTAAGACAAACACACcattcatctcttctctggttaaCACAAATGGTCGATACATCCAAGTAAGTTTCACAATAATTTTT contains the following coding sequences:
- the LOC131052012 gene encoding GDSL esterase/lipase 6-like; this encodes MAKSMLILWTIRSLILQVVEGGRSAHVPAMFIFGDSLADAGTNNYIPNCTARADFSPYGVSSFLSPTGRFTNGLTVFDFVERDAFVIAATQLELPLIPPYRELPFNQSIYSYGANFASRGSGLLDSTGLQKGVVKLSDQISKFEEFSKRIRKKSYLSNSLYCISSGGNDIKAHLESLLNGSSLTQLNISSLTHTTSYLQLNPTSLIETPFVNSLVRAHRRYIQRLHRAGARNFLILDISAVGCTPSARLKRHLLLPFFDPEDNGMCEALGNTVAPVCSDALKSLLDQLNEKLEGVNIILLNSFHYLENMYYDGKAFGFSETKSACCGSGLYGANVSCGLSTPPDLYCDDPDTHLFWDAMHPTQKAYSIFAEEIWGGNSSVMYPFNLSTLIFGLNKQ
- the LOC131052023 gene encoding GDSL esterase/lipase 6-like; translated protein: MAKSLLIWWTISSLIWQVVGEGIIEHVPAMFIFGDSLADAGTNNFIPNCTARADFSPYGVSSFLNPTGRFTNGLTVFDFIERDAFVIAATQLELPLIPPYRELPFNQSIYSYGANFASGGSGLLDSTGLQKRVVKLSDQISKFEEFSRRAGQKLYLRNSLYCISSGGNDISAFIETQFNLSSKTNTPFISSLVNTNGRYIQRLHRAGARKFLILDISAVGCTPSARLKAYLLLHNSSFLKYNGECEIFGNGIALGYNIALKKLVDHLNEKLHGVNIILLNSYQYLEKMFYYGKTFGFSETKSACCGSGMFRANVSCGQTNPTDQYCDDPDTHLFWDAIHPTQKVYSIFSKEIWGGNSSVMHPFNLSTLILGMNKQ